From Brochothrix thermosphacta DSM 20171 = FSL F6-1036, a single genomic window includes:
- a CDS encoding glycerol-3-phosphate dehydrogenase/oxidase: MATTFSGLDRKNKLEQLTTEEFDILVIGGGITGAGIALDGATRGLKVAVVEMQDFAGGTSSRSTKLVHGGLRYLKQFQIGVVAEVGRERAIVYENGPHVTTPEWMLLPFHKGGTFGSFSTSIGLKVYDFLAQVKKGERRKMLSPTETLKKEPLVKNKNLKGGGYYVEYRTDDARLTIEVMKAAIAKGALAINYVKSNNFIYDDNRQIIGADIVDVQTGEAYKVKAKQVVNAAGPWVDEVRGKDYAKNNKQLRLTKGVHIVFDQSVFPLRQAVYFDTPDKRMVFAIPRDGKTYVGTTDTVYEADKLHPKVNKADRDYIIEAIHYMFPKVNITKDDVESSWSGVRPLIFEKGKDPSEISRKDEIWEGESGLLTIAGGKLTGYRKMAENIVDVAVKRMPGHGFSEKTQTEHLPISGGDFGGSKNYDSFVAKKAREAVNFNLTEEEGHFLASKYGTNVDALYAYAKASQEADIDPMVDAQLMYAIENESVVRPVDFFIRRTGAVFFNVKWAQKWEAPVIAKMARLFNWTDAQIQEYTTDLDIEIKDSIKPVDED; this comes from the coding sequence TTTTCAGGATTAGATCGCAAAAATAAATTAGAACAATTGACTACCGAAGAATTTGATATTCTTGTTATTGGTGGCGGTATTACAGGTGCTGGTATTGCGCTTGATGGTGCAACACGAGGCTTGAAAGTTGCCGTTGTAGAAATGCAAGATTTTGCTGGTGGTACTTCAAGTCGTTCGACAAAATTAGTACATGGTGGTTTACGTTACTTGAAACAATTCCAAATTGGAGTGGTTGCTGAAGTAGGTCGTGAGCGTGCGATTGTCTATGAAAATGGTCCTCATGTAACGACACCAGAATGGATGTTATTGCCATTCCATAAAGGTGGAACATTTGGTTCGTTCTCTACATCAATTGGTTTAAAAGTATATGATTTCTTAGCACAAGTTAAAAAAGGTGAACGCCGTAAAATGTTGTCGCCAACTGAAACATTGAAAAAAGAGCCACTTGTTAAAAATAAAAACCTCAAAGGCGGAGGATATTATGTTGAATATCGTACGGATGATGCACGTTTAACAATTGAAGTTATGAAAGCTGCGATTGCCAAAGGCGCGTTAGCAATTAACTATGTTAAATCAAACAACTTCATTTACGATGACAACCGTCAAATCATTGGGGCAGATATTGTTGATGTTCAAACAGGTGAAGCTTATAAAGTGAAAGCAAAACAAGTTGTTAATGCTGCAGGACCTTGGGTAGATGAAGTGCGTGGAAAAGATTATGCTAAAAACAATAAACAATTGCGTTTAACAAAAGGTGTACACATTGTGTTTGATCAATCCGTTTTCCCATTACGACAAGCCGTCTACTTCGATACACCCGATAAACGTATGGTATTTGCGATTCCACGTGATGGCAAAACTTATGTTGGAACTACAGATACTGTTTATGAAGCAGATAAGTTACACCCTAAAGTAAACAAAGCTGATCGTGATTATATTATTGAAGCGATTCATTATATGTTCCCTAAAGTAAACATTACAAAAGACGACGTTGAGTCAAGCTGGTCAGGTGTTCGTCCGCTGATTTTTGAAAAAGGGAAAGACCCATCAGAGATTTCACGTAAAGATGAGATTTGGGAAGGCGAGAGTGGTCTTTTAACAATTGCAGGTGGTAAGTTGACTGGTTACCGTAAAATGGCTGAGAACATCGTTGACGTTGCTGTAAAACGTATGCCAGGTCATGGCTTTAGTGAAAAAACCCAAACAGAACACTTACCAATTTCTGGTGGTGACTTCGGTGGTTCTAAAAATTACGATTCATTTGTAGCTAAAAAAGCAAGAGAAGCAGTTAACTTTAACCTTACTGAAGAAGAAGGTCATTTCTTAGCTAGCAAATATGGTACAAACGTTGATGCGTTGTATGCTTATGCTAAAGCATCACAAGAAGCAGATATCGATCCAATGGTTGATGCTCAACTAATGTATGCAATCGAAAATGAAAGTGTTGTACGACCTGTTGATTTCTTTATTAGACGTACAGGTGCTGTGTTCTTCAACGTAAAATGGGCTCAAAAATGGGAAGCACCAGTTATAGCTAAAATGGCACGTTTGTTTAACTGGACAGATGCTCAAATCCAAGAATACACAACAGATTTAGATATCGAAATTAAAGATTCAATCAAACCGGTTGATGAAGATTAA